From the genome of Streptomyces sp. NBC_01116, one region includes:
- a CDS encoding GTPase-associated protein 1-related protein, with protein sequence MSLAQVHYSSAAPGDEGAGGRFTAVGPGVSGALLAEIEPLVRYELPGGVPDRPSDGELRSLPQAFGYFLLSDGSRLVARSAPVRDAGGTGAGVRFHAHAVHVPPGVPLPGDRLPVEAWRSPHWVAATPGGAIPDPLALPPGPAAVSEGLDDFAVSRGPWLAAVLADLRRASDAEATGGRPVVLVERQCADVARWLGLASVTLPRESAERLTFTTYTRRPEGSASRVAGVLPEDAAAARAAGLRVHECAGPSPASDGTGDAWAATAARVWRSRSPELFGEARELPGEPFAAGPLAVTALCAGVTLGPDERAAAAGWAADRPYALDAKRTGQLVEALTSPGIDDRTGPEFDAVGRLFGALEGRCPASVTAPLAAMLVTEAVRGGNGSLELPRRDAFAGPEGAEVAERLGPEILTELADTVGSRPVARTVQLLRVARLLGVDGTESLPGVVDRLAPVLLTETAAHGGPPGFAPALLELLDEQFEVRTALLGALDRVAPEDPGAVARFLERVTLPFTGTQALPHLRMCAEVPEAMATLGGDRAAMWHRVLRAAGVSPFAEPLVLRTAAGLVWEDRAPTVEEARLLLDAATSDAHRAAGTWARLVDAALGASAAAGTSAAATPTAGASAAGTDEAAGLAHDLLRGFPEEIGGRERAGLLLLVLVRELRTGAPEPGWAERVRTLCARAEPVEPTLRERAHTALVERLLAPDRPGAELYDFVHGEDAELIAAYDRAARTETVRARLRTQPAYAADCFTVWTAHPHAGRAWPPVAAALLDEVLRPAVRGMSAEDVAEVEATVGRTGSSGRAEAFRDWNRSSALGRLGRRIAGRVRRG encoded by the coding sequence ATGAGCCTTGCACAGGTGCACTACTCCTCCGCCGCGCCGGGGGACGAGGGAGCGGGGGGCCGGTTCACGGCGGTCGGCCCAGGGGTGTCGGGTGCTCTGCTGGCGGAGATCGAGCCCTTGGTGCGCTACGAGCTTCCCGGGGGCGTTCCCGACCGGCCTTCCGACGGCGAACTGCGGTCGCTGCCGCAGGCGTTCGGGTATTTCCTGCTGTCCGACGGCAGTCGGCTGGTGGCTCGTTCGGCCCCCGTCCGGGACGCGGGCGGGACGGGGGCGGGCGTCCGGTTCCACGCGCACGCGGTGCACGTGCCGCCGGGGGTTCCGCTGCCGGGCGACCGGCTGCCGGTCGAGGCGTGGCGGTCGCCGCACTGGGTGGCGGCGACGCCCGGCGGGGCGATACCGGATCCGCTGGCGTTGCCGCCGGGTCCGGCGGCGGTCTCCGAGGGCCTCGACGACTTCGCCGTCTCGCGCGGCCCGTGGCTCGCGGCCGTACTGGCGGATCTGCGCCGGGCGAGCGACGCGGAGGCGACCGGCGGGCGGCCGGTGGTGCTGGTGGAGCGGCAGTGCGCGGACGTGGCCCGGTGGCTGGGGCTCGCGTCGGTCACCCTGCCGAGGGAGAGCGCGGAGCGGCTGACGTTCACCACGTACACCCGACGGCCGGAAGGTTCGGCGTCGCGGGTGGCGGGGGTGCTGCCCGAGGACGCGGCGGCGGCACGGGCCGCGGGGCTGCGGGTGCACGAGTGCGCGGGGCCGTCGCCAGCGAGCGACGGTACGGGCGACGCGTGGGCGGCGACGGCGGCGCGGGTCTGGCGGAGCCGGTCGCCGGAACTGTTCGGTGAGGCGAGGGAGTTGCCCGGGGAGCCGTTCGCGGCGGGCCCGTTGGCCGTGACGGCCCTGTGTGCGGGGGTCACGCTCGGGCCGGACGAGCGTGCGGCGGCCGCCGGTTGGGCCGCCGACCGCCCGTACGCACTGGACGCCAAGCGCACGGGCCAGTTGGTGGAGGCCCTCACCTCCCCCGGCATCGACGACCGGACGGGCCCCGAGTTCGACGCCGTGGGACGGCTGTTCGGCGCGCTGGAGGGCCGCTGCCCGGCATCGGTGACCGCTCCGCTCGCGGCCATGCTGGTCACGGAGGCGGTACGGGGCGGCAACGGCTCGCTGGAACTGCCGCGCCGGGACGCGTTCGCCGGTCCGGAAGGAGCGGAGGTGGCTGAACGGCTGGGCCCGGAGATCCTCACCGAGCTGGCCGACACGGTCGGCTCGCGCCCGGTGGCACGCACGGTACAACTTCTGCGCGTGGCACGCCTGTTGGGCGTGGACGGTACGGAGTCGCTGCCGGGGGTCGTGGACCGGCTGGCACCCGTGCTGCTGACGGAGACGGCGGCGCACGGAGGCCCCCCGGGCTTCGCACCGGCCCTGCTGGAGCTGCTGGACGAGCAGTTCGAGGTGCGGACGGCGCTGCTCGGCGCGCTGGACCGGGTCGCGCCCGAGGACCCCGGGGCGGTGGCCCGGTTCCTGGAGCGGGTCACGCTGCCGTTCACGGGCACGCAGGCGCTGCCGCATCTGCGGATGTGCGCCGAGGTCCCGGAGGCGATGGCGACCCTGGGCGGGGACCGGGCGGCGATGTGGCACCGGGTGCTGCGGGCGGCCGGCGTCTCCCCCTTCGCCGAACCGCTGGTGCTGCGCACGGCGGCCGGCCTGGTGTGGGAGGACCGGGCCCCGACGGTGGAGGAGGCCCGGCTGCTGCTGGACGCGGCCACCTCGGACGCGCACCGCGCGGCCGGTACGTGGGCGCGCCTGGTGGACGCGGCGCTCGGGGCGTCCGCCGCCGCCGGGACCTCGGCCGCCGCCACGCCCACCGCCGGGGCGTCCGCCGCCGGGACGGACGAGGCCGCCGGGCTCGCCCACGACCTGCTGCGCGGCTTCCCGGAGGAGATCGGCGGCCGGGAGCGGGCCGGCCTCCTCCTCCTGGTCCTCGTCCGCGAACTGCGCACCGGAGCACCGGAGCCCGGCTGGGCGGAGCGCGTCCGCACGCTGTGCGCCCGGGCGGAGCCGGTCGAACCGACGCTCCGCGAGCGGGCGCACACGGCCCTGGTCGAGCGCCTGCTGGCCCCGGACCGCCCGGGGGCCGAGCTGTACGACTTCGTCCACGGCGAGGACGCCGAGCTGATCGCCGCCTACGACCGGGCCGCCCGGACGGAGACCGTACGGGCGAGGCTGCGCACCCAGCCCGCCTACGCGGCGGACTGCTTCACCGTCTGGACGGCCCACCCGCACGCGGGCCGCGCCTGGCCCCCGGTGGCCGCCGCCCTCCTCGACGAGGTCCTGCGCCCCGCCGTCCGCGGGATGTCGGCCGAGGACGTGGCGGAGGTCGAGGCGACGGTGGGCCGCACGGGCAGCAGCGGCCGGGCGGAGGCCTTCCGCGACTGGAACCGGTCGAGCGCCCTGGGGCGGCTGGGCCGCCGGATCGCGGGGCGGGTGCGGCGGGGGTAA
- a CDS encoding alpha/beta fold hydrolase codes for MSDVRLSAGVIEYHDTGGDGPAVVLLHGVAMDGSLWDEVVAGLGDGVRCIVPTLPLGGHRRPMDAGADLSVLGVARLVAEFLEALRLEDVTLVMNDWGGAQALVADGRADRIGRLVITSCEAFDNYPPGLPGRNLVASARLPGGIRAAFSLLRLRPARRLPMTWGWMSKRPVPHTTMDRWFRPLQTSPEIRRDLRAYVLGVPEKAELARWAERLRTFDRPALVVRATEDRVMPLDHGRRLAELLPQGRLVEVADSYTLIPRDRPDALVEHIGAFLAETA; via the coding sequence ATGAGCGACGTGAGGCTTTCCGCGGGCGTGATCGAGTACCACGACACCGGAGGCGACGGGCCCGCAGTGGTCCTCCTGCACGGCGTGGCCATGGACGGTTCGCTCTGGGACGAGGTGGTCGCCGGGCTCGGGGACGGGGTGCGGTGCATCGTGCCGACCCTGCCGCTCGGCGGGCACCGCAGGCCCATGGACGCCGGGGCCGACCTCTCCGTCCTCGGGGTCGCCCGGCTGGTCGCCGAGTTCCTGGAAGCCCTCCGGCTTGAGGACGTGACCCTGGTGATGAACGATTGGGGCGGTGCACAGGCCCTGGTCGCGGACGGGCGGGCCGACCGGATCGGCCGGCTCGTGATCACGTCCTGCGAGGCGTTCGACAACTACCCGCCGGGACTGCCCGGCCGGAACCTCGTCGCCTCCGCCAGGCTGCCCGGAGGGATCAGGGCGGCCTTCTCCCTGCTCCGGCTGCGGCCCGCACGGCGGCTGCCCATGACCTGGGGATGGATGAGCAAGCGGCCCGTCCCGCACACCACGATGGACCGGTGGTTCCGGCCGCTCCAGACCTCCCCGGAGATCCGCCGCGACCTGCGCGCCTACGTGCTGGGCGTACCGGAGAAGGCCGAGCTCGCGCGGTGGGCCGAGCGACTGCGCACCTTCGACCGGCCCGCGCTGGTGGTCCGGGCGACCGAGGACCGGGTGATGCCGCTCGACCACGGGCGGCGCCTCGCCGAACTCCTGCCGCAGGGGCGGCTGGTGGAGGTGGCCGACAGTTACACGCTGATTCCCCGGGACCGGCCGGACGCCCTCGTCGAGCACATCGGTGCCTTCCTGGCGGAGACCGCCTGA